A genome region from Streptomyces sp. S4.7 includes the following:
- a CDS encoding glycoside hydrolase family 3 protein, whose product MTTLTHSSDTLTRDALAVLQPGFRGTTAPDWLLRRIGEGLASVGLFGRNITSPAQLTALTAQLRAERDDVLVAIDEEGGDVTRLEVRDGSSFPGNYALGSVDDVDLTRAVARELGGRLAACGVNLNWAPSADVNSDVDNPVIGVRSFGADPALVSRHTAAYVEGLQSAGVAACTKHFPGHGDTAVDSHHALPRIDVDFDTLHARELAPFRSAIAAGSKSVMSAHILLSALDPNRPATLSPQIVTGLLREELGFDGLIVTDGIEMQAIASTYGIERGSVLAIAAGVDAICVGGGLADEETVLRLRDALVDAVREGELPEERLADAAARVRALADWTLRARGASGPGAAVQEGIAPGIGGTGNGAGSGIGLVAARRALRVTGTVEPLQEAPYVASFAPVANIAVGDETPWGVAAELTALLPGTGTGTYGGENTAAEVLAAAGRRRIVAVVRDIHRHPWMAAVLDGILAARPDTAVVEMGVNHAEPTGSPHIATYGAARVCGRAAAEALTGRGA is encoded by the coding sequence ATGACCACTCTCACCCACAGCTCCGACACCCTGACCCGCGACGCCCTCGCCGTCCTCCAGCCCGGCTTCCGGGGCACCACGGCGCCGGACTGGCTGCTGCGGCGCATCGGCGAGGGTCTGGCCTCCGTCGGCCTCTTCGGCCGCAACATCACCTCGCCGGCCCAACTGACCGCGCTCACCGCGCAGCTGAGGGCCGAGCGGGACGACGTCCTCGTCGCCATCGACGAGGAGGGCGGGGACGTCACCCGTCTCGAAGTGCGCGACGGCTCGTCCTTCCCCGGCAACTACGCGCTCGGCTCCGTCGACGACGTGGACCTCACGCGCGCCGTGGCGCGGGAACTGGGCGGCCGGCTCGCCGCGTGCGGCGTCAACCTCAACTGGGCGCCGTCCGCCGACGTCAACTCCGACGTCGACAACCCCGTCATCGGCGTCCGGTCCTTCGGCGCCGACCCGGCGCTCGTGTCCCGCCACACGGCCGCCTATGTGGAAGGTCTCCAGTCCGCCGGGGTCGCCGCCTGCACCAAGCACTTCCCCGGGCACGGCGACACGGCCGTCGACTCCCACCACGCGCTGCCCCGCATCGACGTGGACTTCGACACACTCCACGCCCGTGAACTGGCGCCTTTCCGCTCGGCGATCGCCGCGGGTTCCAAATCGGTGATGAGCGCGCATATCCTGCTCTCCGCGCTGGACCCGAACCGCCCCGCGACTCTCAGCCCGCAGATCGTCACCGGTCTGCTCCGGGAGGAGCTGGGCTTCGACGGGCTGATCGTCACCGACGGCATAGAGATGCAGGCCATCGCGTCGACGTACGGCATCGAGCGCGGCTCCGTCCTCGCGATCGCCGCGGGCGTCGACGCGATCTGCGTCGGCGGCGGCCTGGCCGACGAGGAGACCGTCCTGCGACTGCGCGATGCTTTGGTCGACGCGGTGCGGGAAGGCGAACTGCCCGAGGAGCGACTGGCCGACGCGGCGGCGCGGGTACGCGCCCTCGCCGACTGGACGCTCCGGGCGCGGGGGGCTTCGGGGCCGGGCGCGGCCGTACAGGAGGGGATCGCGCCCGGCATCGGCGGCACCGGCAACGGCGCCGGGTCCGGCATCGGACTGGTCGCCGCGCGCCGCGCCCTGCGGGTGACCGGCACGGTCGAACCTCTTCAGGAGGCGCCGTACGTCGCCTCCTTCGCGCCCGTGGCGAACATCGCCGTCGGCGACGAGACCCCCTGGGGCGTCGCGGCCGAGCTGACGGCGCTGCTGCCCGGCACGGGGACCGGCACCTACGGTGGCGAGAACACCGCGGCCGAGGTGCTGGCCGCGGCGGGACGGCGCAGGATCGTCGCCGTCGTCCGCGACATCCACCGGCACCCCTGGATGGCGGCCGTCCTCGACGGCATCCTCGCCGCCCGTCCGGACACCGCCGTCGTGGAGATGGGTGTCAACCACGCCGAGCCCACGGGAAGCCCGCACATCGCCACGTACGGCGCCGCGCGCGTCTGCGGCCGGGCGGCGGCGGAGGCGCTGACGGGCCGGGGAGCCTGA
- a CDS encoding WhiB family transcriptional regulator has translation MDWRHNAVCREEDPELFFPIGNTGPALLQIEEAKAVCRRCPVMEQCLQWALESGQDSGVWGGLSEDERRAMKRRAARNRARNATA, from the coding sequence ATGGACTGGCGTCACAACGCCGTTTGCCGCGAGGAAGACCCGGAGCTCTTCTTCCCCATCGGCAACACCGGTCCTGCGCTGCTGCAGATCGAGGAAGCCAAGGCCGTCTGCCGTCGCTGCCCCGTCATGGAGCAGTGCCTGCAGTGGGCGCTCGAGTCCGGCCAGGACTCGGGTGTCTGGGGTGGCCTCAGCGAGGACGAGCGCCGCGCCATGAAGCGTCGTGCCGCTCGCAACCGGGCGCGTAACGCGACCGCCTGA
- the nagB gene encoding glucosamine-6-phosphate deaminase — MEVVIVQDAKAGGELIAESIAGLLRRKRDALLGVATGSTPLPVYQALTAKVRAGEVDASGARIAQLDEYVGLPAGHPESYRSVVLREVVEPLGLTEDAFMGPDGAAEDVQAACEAYDRALAESGGVDLQLLGIGTDGHIGFNEPCSSLASRTRIKTLTRQTRQDNARFFDSPDEVPHHVITQGIGTILEARHLVLLATGEGKAEAVAQTVEGPVAAVVPASALQLHPHATVVVDEAAASKLKLAEYFRATYAAKPDWQGI; from the coding sequence GTGGAAGTTGTCATCGTCCAGGACGCCAAGGCGGGCGGCGAGCTCATAGCGGAGAGCATCGCGGGCCTGCTGCGCCGGAAGCGCGACGCCCTGCTCGGGGTGGCCACCGGATCGACCCCGCTGCCCGTCTACCAGGCGCTGACCGCCAAGGTGCGCGCCGGCGAGGTGGACGCCTCGGGCGCCCGCATCGCGCAGCTGGACGAGTACGTCGGCCTGCCGGCCGGGCACCCGGAGTCGTACCGCTCGGTGGTCCTGCGTGAGGTCGTCGAACCGCTCGGGCTCACCGAGGACGCGTTCATGGGGCCGGACGGCGCCGCCGAGGACGTACAGGCGGCGTGCGAGGCCTACGACCGGGCGCTGGCCGAATCCGGTGGCGTGGACCTCCAGTTGCTCGGCATCGGTACCGACGGGCACATCGGCTTCAACGAGCCGTGCTCGTCGCTCGCCTCGCGCACCCGCATCAAGACGCTCACGCGGCAGACCCGGCAGGACAACGCCCGGTTCTTCGACAGCCCGGACGAGGTCCCGCACCACGTCATCACCCAGGGCATCGGCACCATCCTGGAGGCCCGGCACCTGGTGCTGCTGGCCACGGGCGAGGGCAAGGCCGAGGCGGTGGCGCAGACCGTGGAGGGGCCGGTGGCCGCCGTCGTACCCGCCTCCGCGCTGCAACTGCACCCGCACGCCACGGTGGTGGTCGACGAGGCCGCCGCCTCCAAGCTGAAGCTGGCGGAGTACTTCCGCGCCACCTACGCCGCCAAGCCGGACTGGCAGGGCATCTGA
- a CDS encoding SIS domain-containing protein — MSATNPSQEAAQLTHTEPPGRLMAAEMAEQPAMLRRILEEGAPRIRDVAARIAARGPRFVLLTARGTSDHAALYAKYLLEIRRGMPCGLASMSTTTAFGARPDLRDVLVITVSQSGGSPDLLASTRAAREAGAITLAVTNNPDSSLAAVSEFHIDVLAGPEKALPATKTYTASLLSLYLLAEGLGGGAGEAANVLPDLAGRILARADEVRTLASRYRFAERMVITSRGYGYPTAKEAALKLMETSYIPALAYSGADLLHGPLAMVDNISPVIAVVTDGRGGEALQPVLERLRGRGADLCVVGPEREAAAASAGFALPTEGVAEEVQPVLEILPLQRLAYEITLARGQDPDAPRALAKVTETH, encoded by the coding sequence ATGTCCGCGACGAACCCTTCCCAAGAGGCCGCACAGCTCACGCACACCGAACCGCCCGGCCGGCTGATGGCCGCCGAGATGGCCGAGCAGCCGGCGATGCTGCGCCGCATCCTCGAAGAGGGCGCGCCGCGCATCCGGGACGTGGCCGCCCGCATCGCGGCGCGCGGTCCGCGCTTCGTCCTGCTCACCGCTCGCGGCACCTCCGACCACGCCGCGCTCTACGCCAAGTACCTGCTGGAGATCCGCCGGGGCATGCCCTGCGGGCTGGCCTCCATGTCCACGACGACCGCCTTCGGCGCCCGGCCGGACCTGCGCGACGTACTGGTGATCACCGTCAGCCAGTCGGGCGGCTCGCCCGACCTCCTCGCCTCGACGCGGGCCGCCCGCGAGGCGGGGGCGATCACGCTCGCGGTGACCAACAACCCGGACTCGTCGCTGGCCGCCGTCTCCGAGTTCCACATCGACGTCCTCGCGGGCCCGGAGAAGGCCCTGCCAGCGACGAAGACGTACACGGCGTCCCTGCTCTCGCTCTACCTCCTCGCCGAGGGCCTGGGCGGCGGCGCCGGGGAAGCCGCGAACGTCCTGCCGGACCTGGCCGGGCGGATCCTGGCCCGCGCGGACGAGGTGCGCACGCTGGCCTCCCGCTACCGGTTCGCCGAGCGGATGGTCATCACCTCGCGCGGCTACGGCTACCCGACGGCCAAGGAGGCGGCGCTCAAGCTCATGGAGACGAGCTACATCCCCGCGCTCGCCTACTCCGGCGCGGACCTGCTGCACGGCCCGCTCGCCATGGTCGACAACATCTCGCCGGTCATCGCCGTGGTCACCGACGGCCGGGGCGGCGAAGCGCTCCAGCCGGTCCTGGAGCGGCTGCGCGGCCGGGGCGCGGACCTGTGCGTGGTCGGACCGGAGCGCGAGGCCGCAGCCGCGTCGGCGGGATTCGCGCTTCCCACGGAGGGCGTCGCCGAGGAGGTCCAGCCGGTCCTGGAGATCCTGCCGCTCCAGCGGCTGGCGTACGAGATCACCCTGGCCCGCGGCCAGGACCCGGACGCGCCGCGCGCGCTGGCCAAGGTCACCGAGACCCACTGA
- a CDS encoding PAS domain-containing sensor histidine kinase, whose translation MNDLVRQHTALTESDLEWLHLLVSEWQLLSDLSFADLVLWVPTRDGARYVSVAQMRPNTGPTSYQDDMVGHLVPRGRRPLLDAALDEGRIVREGDPEWREEVPVRVESIPVRREGRVLGVIARNTNLLTVRTPSRLELTYLQSASDLAQMIAAGSFPFPGQQVDMDASPRVGDGLIRLDVDGVVQYASPNALSAYHRLGLASDLVGHHLGQTTDELAPARGPVDEAMVKLASGYAPRETEIESSGGVIQLRAIPLKPKGTRIGSLILLRDVTELRRRERELITKDATIREIHHRVKNNLQTVAALLRLQARRMDSEQGREALNEAVRRVGSIAIVHETLSQNLDERVEFDEIADRVLAMVSEISPGKTVRRTGRFGILDAEVATPLSMVLTEILQNALEHAFATGERGTVEVHAVRSGGTLPKRPADEGRSDARLLITVQDDGRGLPEGFDPRRAGNLGLQIVRTLVEGELGGGFDMLPGQERGTRVILDIPVEPHK comes from the coding sequence ATGAACGACCTCGTACGCCAGCACACCGCCCTCACCGAGTCCGACCTCGAATGGCTCCATCTGCTGGTCTCGGAGTGGCAGCTGCTCTCCGACCTGTCCTTCGCGGACCTCGTCCTGTGGGTCCCCACCCGCGACGGCGCCCGCTACGTCTCCGTGGCCCAGATGCGGCCCAACACCGGCCCCACGTCCTACCAGGACGACATGGTCGGCCATCTCGTCCCCCGGGGCCGCAGACCGCTCCTGGACGCCGCGCTGGACGAGGGCCGGATCGTGCGGGAGGGGGACCCGGAGTGGCGTGAGGAGGTCCCGGTGCGGGTCGAGTCCATCCCCGTACGCCGGGAGGGCCGCGTGCTCGGCGTGATCGCGCGCAACACCAATCTGCTCACGGTCCGCACCCCCAGCCGGCTGGAGCTGACCTACCTCCAGTCCGCCTCCGACCTCGCCCAGATGATCGCCGCCGGATCGTTTCCCTTCCCCGGCCAGCAGGTCGACATGGACGCCTCACCGCGGGTCGGCGACGGTCTGATCCGGCTCGACGTCGACGGCGTCGTCCAGTACGCGAGCCCCAACGCCCTCTCGGCGTATCACCGGCTGGGACTGGCGTCCGACCTGGTGGGACACCATCTCGGGCAGACGACCGACGAACTGGCCCCGGCGCGCGGCCCGGTGGACGAGGCCATGGTCAAACTGGCCAGCGGATACGCCCCGCGGGAGACGGAGATCGAGAGCAGCGGCGGCGTCATCCAGCTGCGGGCCATCCCGCTCAAGCCGAAGGGCACCCGGATCGGCTCGCTGATCCTGCTCCGTGACGTCACCGAACTGCGGCGACGTGAGCGCGAGTTGATAACGAAGGACGCCACGATCCGGGAGATCCACCACCGGGTGAAGAACAACCTCCAGACGGTCGCCGCGCTGCTCAGGCTCCAGGCCCGCCGGATGGACTCGGAGCAGGGCCGCGAAGCCCTCAACGAGGCGGTGCGCAGGGTCGGTTCCATCGCCATCGTCCATGAGACGCTTTCTCAGAATCTGGACGAACGGGTCGAGTTCGACGAGATCGCCGACCGGGTGCTCGCGATGGTGTCGGAGATCTCACCCGGCAAGACGGTCCGCCGGACGGGCCGGTTCGGGATTCTGGACGCGGAGGTGGCGACGCCCCTGTCCATGGTCCTCACCGAGATCCTGCAGAACGCGCTGGAGCACGCCTTCGCGACGGGGGAGCGCGGCACGGTCGAGGTGCACGCCGTCCGAAGCGGCGGGACCTTGCCCAAACGCCCCGCCGACGAAGGCCGTTCGGATGCCCGGCTGCTCATCACCGTCCAGGACGACGGGCGCGGACTGCCCGAGGGCTTCGACCCGCGACGGGCCGGCAATCTGGGTCTGCAGATCGTACGAACCCTGGTGGAAGGGGAGTTGGGCGGCGGTTTCGACATGCTTCCGGGCCAGGAACGGGGCACTCGGGTGATCCTCGACATCCCGGTCGAGCCGCACAAGTAA